A section of the Styela clava chromosome 9, kaStyClav1.hap1.2, whole genome shotgun sequence genome encodes:
- the LOC120338925 gene encoding receptor-type tyrosine-protein phosphatase eta-like isoform X6, translating into MQGCCLSKMKARTFFISLLIFVCLIQICHGLEKPAISSITATATEITVSWTNASADNYSIIIVPSDSVTSSADNIPLSDIKLNTTSLQITSSIESDGTTSISPNKEYTISVFAVNSTASEESDRRNIFTRPGKPLNVVVSRYAESPTDSIFVNWTEPTGGSSFYNVTIKYTNGTVAIFETDIMATNYTAIGLTSGVSYTTTVVAGNQNREFGIPENSNIQGTEPSPPSQLASPSVTATSISLTWNPPSMGEWNSYKIYVNGSSWSNVDPSLNSSKDLTAATVTGLNANTDYSFELVTISDANLESEKSMSYVNGTAPGLATNIELIRTDDRTRSINVSWNAPTGGSSSYDVLLYGGENSPSYMSSNESPITFFNITPGITYNASVTAVNKYDIRGGMAYASSNEGTDPIPPTSLNISLITTNSVVLTWALPMEGDWTGFNLFFNGSLHSNTDPSLLSAKDRTNVTVKNLSPNSDYILTLRSVSSSSYSSADSPTVSFTTVPLPVSDVKIAQNSANPTNSLDVTWTAPNNSAASYLVLLFNSSSTVPEHHATVSTTHATVTGLTPGESYFASVYANNKNDLRSEVVNSTDINGTDPVPPTNLRVKSFTGISTTTVPLMWTIPEGLFISYKLYVDDSVWYNTDPSLNNTNTVTDVTVSGLSPNKLHKFEMTTISKLGYESAKSEPDHNITKPDAVSNVTILENMSDRARSLNVTWIASSTGSHSYFVSLLYLNNTLEQSQNTNLTNAIFNNLLPGTTFNASVVGLNKDNLVGDTVVYSNSLYGTAPLPPANITAHSVTNSSVILKWVNPTYGNYHNLSLTSDMAILTMSPVLDEANITETQVTTLDGNTNYTFRLRTVSDFGSLSESISSRVLTLPDRPQNTTLDTPTTNASNSLIVSWSHSGVGLHQEVELWSEKNNDSVLTLSTLPNSESRKRFSDLVPGEIYNARVTHVNAMGKGETAYVETPRRTEPLMPVLNSSIEVTANTVSLSWSYNSNNKTYVQTGYELMVNGKLHSNTTPTLAMYTGTNVVVDGLLSNNGYNFTLVAISGPSFVAKSHSAHATSYTLPDPPTNVQVMRNSTDNTTRLIISFTPPLNGADSYLASVNGLQAEGGTSPVGTSSSISVDGLVPGATYSVSVMSQNRKGSSIPTDMQYITMAPFGMDNFRVSDSSETTMNITWTLPPNSKRDTIKLAYSVLGEEANATNLDLNIDSDSYNLTNLTPGQVYTATVIAVSNNTNSKPASVVSRTIPRPPRNLVFVETTNKSIEIKWDEPEGNVVYGRYKIRYAEVTELIFNMLYNETYVDKSTKNFTINSLKAGTFYQINVSVESNLTVGSQIVPATYSEEVSISPTTHPNPVKNLTLRQLAEDPTNGIQVVWEDPNGNKERLEIIYHANGAESNQTSPVSQGVNSQTITDFIQPGTIYNVTVITISGSFRAEVTKAINTKPAVPTDFEFTDIKQTGLSVAWNRPTGGARGYQVYWKNYTASEYTSSTFLHETSHHILFLYPHYQYDVAIQTVITNYLGNDDMSERINITAKTLAAAPFVNAPQDVTMQYEITMDTAQVILDANRFDDRNGPIDYVCVIVTTSKNKNPYPDTSKNETWNKFDVGGTFEWIAEWRKFTSAPKSNRSKRSLENPVGNKKEVFVIGDGNRTVSPWNQTFYNGKLSPSTTYKISFGAVSSNKIMIALNYSQEITTRADNGVNGPLIAGVVIAVLFVLILAIVLCVFILRRRKQKMADNAPDPTVVQNAYAMGLSVREKKTRPIQLEEFSDHMEKMRSDSDYLFSQEYEEFKGVGRDQSSNAAVLAENRGKNRYTNILPYDATRVKLDGVDDDPGSDYINANFIPGNVSQREYIAAQGALPGTKDDFWRMVWEHNTRNIIMLTQTVEKGKIKCDHYWPFDNEPVMSGDLTIQMTSESMLPEWTIREFKITHRRLLKNLFKGANTRRVRQFHYTVWPDHGVPETTETLVKFIRYVRRTIDREAKHTGPTVVHCSAGVGRTGTFIAMDRLLQHMHDNTYVDIYGIVHQMRMHRVFMVQTESQYILIHKMVDDVNQNLYDEDESNSEDQNGEPVYENTKEEAVYENTKFNGDIDKNNIDGITNPAMIHPEEDESISSEDMPGEKL; encoded by the exons ATGCAAGGATGTTGCCTAAGTAAAATGAAGGCTCGTACATTCTTCATTTCGCTGTTGATCTTTGTATGTTTAATTCAG ATTTGTCATGGATTGGAAAAACCGGCAATATCAAGTATAACCGCAACTGCGactgaaattactgtttcatggaCAAATGCATCTGCAGATAACTACAGCATTATTATAGTGCCATCGGATTCAGTCACATCATCCGCGGACAATATCCCACTCTCAGATATAAAGCTTAACACAACAAGTCTTCAA ATAACATCTTCAATTGAAAGTGATGGTACCACTAGTATCTCTCCAAATAAAGAATACACAATCTCAGTTTTTGCTGTTAACTCGACTGCAAGTGAAGAATCTGATCGTAGGAACATATTTACTA GACCTGGAAAACCATTAAACGTTGTCGTGTCACGATATGCAGAAAGTCCGACGGACTCAATTTTTGTCAATTGGACAGAGCCTACCGGTGGATCATCTTTCTACAATGTCACAATAAAATATACTAATGGCACAGTTGCCATTTTCGAAACTGATATTATGGCGACAAATTATACTGCAATTGGTTTGACCTCAGGTGTCTCTTACACTACAACAGTTGTTGCTGGAAATCAGAATAGAGAATTTGGGATTCCAGAAAATTCTAACATTCAAGGAACag AACCGTCGCCACCATCTCAGTTGGCATCTCCATCTGTTACTGCAACATCTATCAGCCTTACTTGGAATCCCCCAAGTATGGGTGAATGGAATTCATACAAGATTTATGTAAATGGCAGTTCCTGGTCAAATGTTGATCCATCTCTCAATTCTAGTAAAGATTTAACTGCTGCAACCGTAACAGGGCTCAATGCTAACACTGATTACAGTTTTGAACTTGTTACAATCTCAGATGCAAACCTGGAATCTGAGAAATCGATGTCATATGTAAATGGGACAG CTCCTGGTTTGGCCACGAATATTGAGTTGATAAGAACTGATGATAGGACTAGGTCAATCAACGTAAGCTGGAACGCACCGACTGGGGGATCATCAAGTTACGATGTATTATTATACGGAGGGGAAAATTCACCAAGCTATATGAGCAGCAATGAGTCACCAATTACTTTTTTTAATATCACTCCTGGTATAACGTATAATGCATCGGTGACAGCTGTAAATAAGTATGATATCCGTGGAGGAATGGCTTATGCTTCAAGTAACGAAGGCACAG ATCCCATTCCTCCCACTTCTCTCAATATTTCCCTGATTACTACGAATTCTGTTGTACTGACATGGGCACTCCCGATGGAAGGCGATTGGACtggtttcaatttatttttcaatggtTCTCTACATTCCAACACTGATCCATCTCTTCTTTCTGCAAAAGATCGAACCAATGTCACAGTAAAGAATCTTTCACCAAATTCTGATTACATTCTCACTCTCAGATCTGTGTCTTCGAGTAGTTATAGTTCTGCAGATTCACCTACTGTGTCATTCACAACAG ttccTCTGCCTGTCAGTGATGTGAAGATTGCGCAAAATTCTGCTAATCCTACGAACTCATTGGATGTGACTTGGACCGCACCAAACAACAGTGCTGCATCATATCTAGTTTTGTTATTCAATAGTTCTAGCACAGTGCCAGAGCATCACGCAACCGTTTCAACCACCCATGCTACTGTTACTGGTTTGACACCCGGAGAAAGTTATTTCGCATCTGTGTATGCAAACAATAAAAACGACCTAAGGAGTGAAGTGGTCAACTCTACTGATATAAATGGAACAG ATCCTGTGCCTCCAACCAACTTGAGAGTCAAGAGTTTTACCGGCATAAGCACTACAACTGTGCCTTTGATGTGGACGATTCCTGAGGGCTTATTTATAAGTTATAAGCTATATGTCGATGATTCTGTGTGGTATAATACCGATCCATCACTAAATAACACAAATACTGTTACTGATGTCACTGTGAGTGGATTGAGCCCAAATAAGCTGCATAAATTTGAGATGACGACTATATCAAAATTGGGTTACGAGTCCGCCAAATCGGAACCTGATCATAACATAACAA AACCGGATGCTGTGTCAAACGTCACCATTCTCGAAAACATGAGTGATCGTGCACGTTCTCTCAATGTCACATGGATAGCTTCTTCGACCGGTTCCCACTCTTATTTTGTTTCACTACTTTATTTGAACAATACACTGGAGCAATCCCAGAATACAAATCTTACCAATGCTATTTTCAATAACCTACTACCTGGAACAACCTTCAATGCGTCTGTTGTGGGATTAAACAAGGATAACTTAGTTGGGGATACTGTTGTTTATTCAAACTCTCTTTATGGGACAG CACCTCTTCCTCCTGCAAATATTACGGCACATTCCGTGACCAATTCTTCTGTTATCTTGAAATGGGTGAACCCAACATACGGGAATTATCACAATCTTAGTCTCACATCAGACATGGCGATACTTACAATGTCTCCTGTACTTGATGAAGCAAATATTACAGAAACGCAAGTTACAACTCTCGATGGGAACACAAACTATACTTTCCGACTTAGAACTGTTTCTGATTTCGGATCATTGTCTGAATCTATCTCTTCTAGAGTGCTAACCT TGCCTGATCGTCCACAAAACACAACACTGGACACTCCGACTACAAATGCATCCAATTCTCTGATTGTAAGCTGGTCTCATAGTGGTGTTGGTTTGCATCAAGAAGTTGAATTATGgtcagaaaaaaataatgattctGTTTTAACTCTATCAACATTGCCTAACTCTGAAAGTAGAAAAAGATTTAGTGACCTGGTACCTGGAGAAATATATAATGCGAGAGTCACTCATGTTAATGCAATGGGAAAAGGAGAAACTGCCTATGTTGAAACTCCACGCAGAACTG AGCCTTTGATGCCGGTACTTAATAGCAGCATTGAGGTCACGGCCAATACAGTTTCACTTTCATGGTCTTATAACTCCAATAATAAAACATATGTGCAAACGGGATATGAGTTGATGGTCAATGGAAAACTTCATTCTAATACGACACCGACCTTAGCAATGTACACTGGCACAAATGTAGTCGTAGATGGCCTGTTGTCAAATAATGGATATAACTTTACGCTTGTTGCAATTTCTGGACCAAGCTTTGTCGCAAAATCACACTCAGCACATGCAACATCCTATACGC TTCCTGATCCGCCCACCAATGTACAAGTCATGAGAAATTCTACAGACAACACTACCAGA CTCATCATTTCATTTACACCACCTTTGAATGGTGCGGACTCTTATTTGGCTTCTGTGAATGGACTACAAGCAGAAGGGGGTACAAGTCCTGTTGGTACTTCATCATCGATAAGCGTGGACGGTCTAGTTCCTGGTGCAACATACAGTGTGTCCGTAATGTCACAAAACAGAAAGGGAAGCAGTATTCCAACAGATATGCAATATATAACTATGG CACCTTTTGGAATGGACAATTTCAGAGTTTCGGATAGTTCAGAAACAACAATGAATATAACCTGGACTCTTCCACCTAATTCAAAGAGGGATACAATA aaactGGCGTACTCTGTACTTGGTGAGGAAGCTAATGCAACAAATTTGGATCTCAACATCGACTCTGATTCATACAATTTGACTAATTTAACTCCGGGACAAGTTTATACTGCTACCGTTATTGCTGTTAGCAATAACACCAATAGCAAGCCTGCAAGCGTCGTTTCTCGAACTA tTCCTAGGCCTCCAAGAAACCTTGTATTTGTCGAAACAACTAACAAATCAATTGAAATCAAATGGGATGAACCAGAGGGAAATGTCGTCTATGGAAGATATAAAATACGATATGCAGAAGTTACTGAATTGATCTTCAATATGTTGTACAATGAAAC GTATGTGGACAAATCAACAAAGAATTTTACGATAAATTCACTGAAAGCTGGAACATTTTATCAAATCAATGTATCTGTTGAATCTAATTTAACTGTAGGAAGTCAGATTGTGCCTGCAACTTACAGTGAAGAAGTATCAATATCTCCTACAACTC ACCCAAATCCTGTCAAAAATTTGACACTTCGACAACTTGCTGAGGATCCAACCAATGGAATACAGGTTGTTTGGGAAGATCCGAACGGTAATAAAGAGAGACTCGAG ATAATATATCATGCAAACGGTGCTGAAAGTAATCAAACAAGTCCTGTGAGTCAAGGGGTTAATTCTCAAACAATTACTGACTTTATTCAGCCGGGAACAATTTACAATGTAACTGTTATCACAATCAGTGGTAGTTTCAGGGCTGAAGTAACAAAGGCAATAAACACAA aGCCTGCTGTTCCAACAGATTTTGAATTCACAGATATCAAACAGACAGGTTTAAGCGTTGCATGGAATAGACCCACTGGTGGGGCAAGAGGATATCAAGTATATTGGAAAAATTATACAGCTTCTGAGTACACG AGCTCAACATTTCTTCATGAAACTTCGCATCACATACTGTTTCTGTATCCACATTATCAATATGATGTTGCAATACAAACAGTCATCACTAATTATCTTGGGAATGATGATATGAGTGAAAGAATTAATATCACTGCAAAGACACTTGCTGCTG CTCCATTTGTCAACGCTCCTCAAGACGTAACTATGCAATATGAGATTACCATGGACACAGCACAAGTGATCTTGGATGCCAATAGATTTGATGATAGGAATGGACCAATTGATTATGTCTGTGTGATTGTTACTactagcaaaaata AAAATCCCTACCCTGACACCTCGAAGAATGAAACTTGGAATAAATTCGATGTTGGTGGAACATTTGAATGGATTGCTGAATGGAGAAAATTTACCTCTGCTCCTAAATCGAACAGAAGTAAAAGAAGTTTGGAAAACCCGGTCGGAAATAAAAAAGAAGTT ttTGTGATCGGTGACGGTAATCGTACTGTTTCACCATGGAACCAAACATTCTACAATGGAAAACTAAGTCCTTCCACTACATATAAGATTTCTTTCGGTGCTGTGTCTTCCAATAAAATTATGATCGCTTTGAATTATTCACAAGAGATAACAACAC GTGCAGACAATG GTGTTAACGGGCCGTTGATAGCGGGAGTCGTGATAGCTGTTCTGTTTGTTCTCATTTTGGCTATTGTGCTCTGCGTCTTCATCTTGCGACGAAGAAAACAGAAAATGGCAGACAA TGCACCTGATCCTACTGTTGTTCAAAACGCCTATGCAATGGGTTTATCAGTGAG GGAAAAGAAGACTCG ACCTATACAACTTGAGGAATTTTCCGATCATATGGAGAAAATGAGATCAGATTCTGATTATTTATTCTCACAAGAATACGAG GAATTCAAAGGAGTGGGAAGAGATCAGTCGAGCAATGCTGCTGTTCTTGCAGAAAACAGAGGAAAGAACAGATACACCAATATTCTTCCAT ATGATGCCACTCGTGTCAAGTTGGATGGAGTTGATGATGACCCAGGATCTGATTATATCAATGCTAATTTCATTCCA GGAAACGTAAGTCAAAGGGAATACATAGCTGCTCAAGGTGCATTACCTGGCACTAAGGATGATTTTTGGAGAATGGTTTGGGAGCATAACACAAGAAACATAATCATGTTGACTCAGACTGTTGAGAAGG gCAAGATCAAGTGCGATCACTATTGGCCATTCGACAATGAACCTGTCATGAGTGGTGACCTCACCATACAAATGACATCAGAGTCTATGCTTCCCGAATGGACTATTAGAGAGTTTAAGATCACTCAT AGAAGATTGCTTAAAAACCTGTTTAAG GGTGCTAACACTCGACGTGTTCGTCAATTCCACTACACTGTATGGCCTGATCATGGTGTTCCAGAAACCACAGAAACCCTCGTTAAGTTTATAAGATATGTAAGAAGAACAATCGACAGAGAAGCTAAACATACAGGACCTACTGTTGTTCACTGCAG TGCCGGCGTTGGACGTACTGGAACATTCATTGCAATGGACAGATTACTTCAACATATGCACGATAATACTTATGTTGATATCTATGGAATTGTTCATCAAATGAGGATGCACAGAGTGTTCATGGTGCAAACCGAG AGTCAGTATATCCTTATACATAAGATGGTCGATGATGTCAATCAAAATCTTTATGATGAAGATGAATCCAACAGTGAAGATCAG